The genomic segment gccacccccgtgcttcacagttgggatggtattcttcggcttgcaagcatccccctttttcctccaaacataacgatggtcattatggccaaacagttcaatttttgttttatcagaccagaggacatttctccaaaaagtacgatatttgcccccatgtgcagttgcaaacggtagtctggattttttatggtggttttggagcagtggttcttccttgctgagcggcctttcaggttatgtcgatataggactcgttttactgtggatatagatactcttgtacccgtttcctccagcaccttcacaaggtcctttgctgttgttctgggattgatttgcacttttcgcaccaaagtacgttcatctctaggagacagaacgtgtctccttcctgagcggtatttttttttttacattttagtcatttagcagacgctcttatccagagcgacttacagtagtgaatgcatacatttcatacaatttaaaaaaaaaaaaaaatttctgtgctggcccaggtgtttggtaattgctcccaaggatgaaccagacttgtggaggtctacaattttttttctgaggtcttggcttacttcttttgattttcccatgatgtcaagcaaagaggcactgagcttgaaggtaggccttgaaatacatccacaggtacacctccaattgactcaaattatgtcaattagcctatcagaagcttctaaagccatgacataattttctggagttttccaagctgtttaaaggcacagtcaacttagtgtacgtaaacttctgacccactggaattgtgatacagtaaattataagttaaataatctgtctgtaaacaattgttggaaaaattacttgtgtcgtgcgcgaagtaaatgtcctaactgacttgccaaaactatagtttgtttacaagaaatttgtggagtggttgaaaaaaagagtttcaatgactccaacctaagtgtatgtaaacttccgacttcaactgtacacgtaCTCTATAATACAGTAGTTACGTGTCCTCTATCCTACAGTAGTTACGTGTCCTCTATCCTACAGTAGTTACTTGTCCTCTATCCTACAGTAGTTACGTGTCCTCTATCCTACAGTAGTTACGTGTCCTCTATCCTACAGTATGCGGTGTGTTCTCTATCCTACAGTATGCggtgtgttctctataatacagTATGCggtgtgttctctataatacagTATGCggtgtgttctctataatacagTATGCggtgtgttctctataatacagTATGCggtgtgttctctataatacagTATGCggtgtgttctctataatacagTATGCggtgtgttctctataatacagTATGCggtgtgttctctataatacagTATGCggtgtgttctctataatacagTATGCggtgtgttctctataatacagtatgtgatgtgttctctataatacagtatgtgatgtgttctctataatacagtagtgatgtgttctctataatacagTATGCggtgtgttctctataatacagTATGCggtgtgttctctataatacagTATGCggtgtgttctctataatacagTATGCggtgtgttctctataatacagTATGCggtgtgttctctataatacagtatgtgatgtgttctctataatacagtatgtgatgtgttctctataatacagtatgtaatgtgttctctataatacagtatgtgatgtgttctctataatacagtagtgatgtgttctctataatacagtatgtaatgtgttctctataatacagtatgtgatgtgttctctataatacagTAGTGATGTGTTCTCCATCATGCAGTAGTGCCCGCTGCCCACCTTGCCAGTGGCAGTGTTGATGAGCTTGGCGCGGCCGTCCACGGAGCCCGTCAGCACCAGAGAGCCGTCCTTGTTACAGGCCAGGCACGTCAGCGCCCCCTGGTGCCCATCATGACCTGAGGTGGCCAGACAAGTGAGGAGACAGTTGAGTGGGGATAGAAGTTGTCCCTTACCGCTGGTCCAGTGGCAGTTATTATTGTTTTATCCTCAGAATAGTCAAGATTAGGATTTGGGGTTTGGTCATCTGCTCTAGATATAAAGTAAGCCATGTACACTAATAAACACATTCCACACTGATTTTCATGAGGTATTCCACACTTAATCCCAGTGATCATGACACACATCCTGCCGTCTGGCAGTAGTGGGGATTGTCACAAACTCTGTTCATGCGTGCGACAACTTGGCCAAACTCACCTTTAATCACATGGGTGGCGTTTCCCTGCTTGAGGTCCCAAAGTCGTATGTTCCCATCTTCATAGCCCACCACAGCTCTCTTCCCTGTGGAGAAAAGACAAAGTTGTTACATGTTCAACCTGGCAGCACAGATCATAGTAGAGTGTTCTGTGCTGAATTGTCTTTACTCTTGGCTGGGGAGACAGTCTCACCGTCTGGCAGGACTTTTCCACTAGTTGACTGGCAGCCGGGGCCCTGCAGGGTCTTACAGTCACCCCCTGGGATCTTCCACATCCAAACGTTACCGTCCGCCATGCCCGCCAGCAGCACCGGGGCGCAGGGATGCCACTCCATCCACTAACAAACACAGCAACTTCAGATGCCAAAACTTGATTTAACTACCTAGCTTAATCAGGCTGAATCAGGTGTGGCAGTGTGTTCCTGCTGGGCTACAACAAATATGCGCACCCTGTTTTGGGCCGGGCTGCGTTCTTCCTCACCTCCAGGTCTCCCACCTCAAAGGACCACACCTCCTGCTTGGTCTCCACCTTCCAGACCTTGATCAGCCCGCTCATGTCCCCCGTGGCCACCAGGGAAGAATCATAGCTGAATAAAACACTGGTCACAGAGTCCTTATGGCCTACGGTTGTGGGAAAAGGACTGGGGTTTACTATTGGGAGCAACACAAATATTTGTTTATTCTGAGCTCAACTATCCTGTAGCATAAAGAAATGTACTATTGGGATGTCAAAGCTAAATTAAAACCACAACAACTAATTGATGACAGCTTGGAGAGTATGGAGACTCACCTGtacattcaaacagcacttcccCATCACTCACTCTCCAGACATAGGCCTTGTCGTCCTCTCCTCCGGTCACAGCCAAGCTGTTTGTGGCTGGGTCCAGACTCACACAGAACACTGAGCCTGGAAAACACAAGTCAATGTGACAACAGAAAAAAAGAGACCTATACATGTCCCTGGCCTATCCAATAGCTTccaccctgtctccttcccttcaatACCTGGAATACATGAAATGACTAAAGTAATCCACCCTTTACTGTCAAATCCTATCaacatagtggtggtggtgatggacaAGATAATGAGATGGACCTACTACTGGCAACTGCCACTGAGTTGTGAAGAGACTGACGAAAAGCACTAGTCAGGtgatatagttagctagctagtacccGTGTGTTTGGAAAAGGTGAGTTCGCTGTCATCTTGCTCCTTTTCCTGCTCCATCTCGTCATCGGTATCCCAGTCGTCCTGTTCATCGTCTCCGTCCTCAGTCTCTCCGACGTCCACGTCCTCGAACTCATCCGCCAAATCATCTGTCCGTTAGAGTGAGGTATTACTGTACTTGACACATGTATCTCTCTTAGTTTTATACCACGACATTAACTCATAGAAGGTCAAACCAAGACAATGCCACCAGCGTCCAAGAGACAATTTATTTTGCTCGATCAATGACATAGTTATAAGGTCATTAACTAAATCACACCCCTTGAAGCATCTGATTCTGACCAACTAACGTTATCTAGCTAAGCATGCAACCATCATTACCTGGGTTTTGCTCTGTTTCGTTAAGGTCGATGACTTCTATAATCTCTTCATCCCCGTGGAATTGCACCGCATTTTCGTCCGAGTAATCCatgatagctagctagatgtTACCAAGGTGGCTAACTTAAATTAGCTGCCTAACTTGAGAGCTGAAAAGTTTGCTAGCGCGACAAATGTTGAAAACAGGTCAAGATAATATGTTAAATCAATCACAGAAAACGCTAAATATTGTTATTTCTTGGTGCTGACCGAAGAACAAATACTAGCTAGAGAGAAAAACATCTAAATAGTGTCCCCATGTTTTTTTCACATGTGGGAAAGTCTCCGGAATTCTCTGGCACTCCGTGATGACGTCAATTAAACATTTGATACTATTGGTGTTTCACCCTGCAGCTTGACACGCCCCCTTCACAGTAACAACCAATCCATGCCAAAGTGGGCGGGACGTCTTCAACATGACTACTTCATCGGAGAGTAACATCCTAACTTGTTCACTAGATGGCACAATAACACCATTATCATCATGCTGCCTTTCATCCTTCCCCTCTTCTGATATTGCgtttcccaactccggtcctcgagtacctccaacagcacacatttttgttgtatcgCCGGAAAAGAAAaagcacctgattcaacttgtcaagggcttgatgattagttggcaAGTACAATCGGCTGCGCTTGTCCGGGTACAACAAACATATGTACTGTTGTGGTACtcaggaccggagttgggaaacactcttCTAATATAATATTTTCTGGTAGACTAATGTGAAATTATCTGAACACAGAATAGGTGAAAGATAGATGGCACAACTTCCACCTACCCTATCGGATCTGCTAACGTACTGTATATATCCAGAGTTGTAAGGAGTAGGGCCTAGGGCTCGATTTGGAATTGGACCCCATGTGAATTTCCTCTAATCTAATTGGCTATCCAATCAGACATAAGTATTTACGACATGTGACTTTGGAAACCGGGTCCCCTCAATTATGCAACTTGTTATTCCCTTCATAAAAAACGCTCTATGGCTGCTGTTATTTCCAGTTTAGGCTTCTTCTAGTTCTTGCAAACAGCCTGTCGCCGTGAGTATAGACGTCTTTCGTTTTTTCCTAATTTCTCCTTTGTGTGTAATGCCTTGTCCTCTTAACTTTCTATATTTTGACTTAAAGTGCAAGTGTTCTGGTAGTTTTGTTAACTGTGTAAATAGTGTGCCTGTGGAATGGTAGTGATTGAGTGGGCACCAGCTGAAGGGCAGGTGCATTAGCTTCTTTGCATCCACAACTCTTCCCAGGAGGGGTTGCATATTGGCGATACACTTGAGTCAATGTTTGAATAATTTCAACAGCCACTAAACATGTACTTTGTATCTCAGAAACTGCAAGATGTCTGGTCGTGGAAAGAAAGCTGTCTCCAAATCGAAGACTCCTACAAGTCGCTCTGTCAGGGCAGGTCTCCAGTTTCCTGTCGGCAGAATTCACCGTCTACTGAAGAAGGGACATTACGCTACCCGCATTGGTACAGGAGCTGCAGTCTACCTCGCTGCCATACTGGAGTATCTCTGCGCTGAAGTCCTGGAGCTGTCGGGCAACGCGGCCCGTGACAATAAGAAGTCGCGCATTGCTCCACGGCACATCCAACTAGCTGTGCGGAACGATGAGG from the Salmo salar chromosome ssa17, Ssal_v3.1, whole genome shotgun sequence genome contains:
- the LOC106575628 gene encoding angio-associated migratory cell protein, translated to MDYSDENAVQFHGDEEIIEVIDLNETEQNPDDLADEFEDVDVGETEDGDDEQDDWDTDDEMEQEKEQDDSELTFSKHTGSVFCVSLDPATNSLAVTGGEDDKAYVWRVSDGEVLFECTGHKDSVTSVLFSYDSSLVATGDMSGLIKVWKVETKQEVWSFEVGDLEWMEWHPCAPVLLAGMADGNVWMWKIPGGDCKTLQGPGCQSTSGKVLPDGKRAVVGYEDGNIRLWDLKQGNATHVIKGHDGHQGALTCLACNKDGSLVLTGSVDGRAKLINTATGKVLGVFSVDGAKASQEDAEETNSVESVGFCNVLPLIAVAYLYGTLAIYDLSSQVLRHKCQHQAGIVKLQWEESSSVVSTCSLDGAVRLWDARSGTMVSEYRGHQAEILDFTLNREASMAVTASGDHQAKVFCLQRPDR
- the LOC106575627 gene encoding late histone H2A.2.2 encodes the protein MSGRGKKAVSKSKTPTSRSVRAGLQFPVGRIHRLLKKGHYATRIGTGAAVYLAAILEYLCAEVLELSGNAARDNKKSRIAPRHIQLAVRNDEELNTLLGAVTISEGGVLPNIQVMLLPKKTKLPKDDGSNAKDVQSQEF